From the genome of Mycoplasmopsis bovis PG45:
AAGCAGCAAAAACTTTGATTTTTTCATAAATTTATCCTCTCCTTTTAAGGCTATAAATAGCCTAAAAATGCTTTATAAATCTATCAATAAATATCAAAAGTGGTGAGTTTATTTTAAAAATAAAAGCAAGCACAATATTGGCTTGCTATATTTTTTGATGTAAAAAGAACTATATTACACTTAAGAACTGCTTAGTTGAGTGTTGTTCCTGATTTAGCTGATGTGCCTTGTCCTGAGTTAGCTCCTGATTTAGCTGATGTACCTTGTCCTGAGTTAGCTCCTGATTTAGCTGATGTGCCTTGTCCTTGTTCAGCATCTGTATCTTCGTCGACTTCGTCTTCTTTTTCTGCTTCGTCACTTTCTTTTTGAAACTCTTCTAACTCTTCTTTATCAAATTTTTCTTCTTCTACCTTATCTTCTTCATCTTCATAATATTCATTTCGTTTCTCATCATCCTTACCTCAAAGATGATTTTCACCTCAACCAATCCCATTGTTTGACGAACCTTCCTCAGGTTTTACCATAGGTGTTTTATTTTCCCCAGGTGTTTTATTTTCGCCAGGTGTTTTATTTTCGCCAGGTGTTTTATTTTCCTCAGGTGTTTTATTTTCCTCAGGTGTTTTATTTTCGCCAGGTGTTTTATTTTCCCCAGGTGTTTTATTTTCGCCAGGTGTTTTATTTTCCCCAGGTGTTTTATTTTCGCCAGGTGTTTTATTTTCCTCAGGTGTTTTGTCTGTTCCAGGGTTTTTATCTCCACCTGGATTTTTGCCTTGATCTGTATTTTCGCCAGGTGTTTTATTTTCCCCAGGATTTTTATCTCCACCTGGTTTTTGGTCACCTTCAGGTTTCTTCTTTTCTTCTTCTTTGGTTTCACCACATTTAGCTGCTACAAAGGGAATTGAAGCCAATGAAGCTACTGATCCAAGCAGCAAAAACTTTGATTTTTTCATAAATTTATCCTCTCCTTTTAAGGCTATAAATAGCTTAAAAATGCTTTATAAATCTATCAATAAATATCAATTTATTATATGAAGTATTAAGAACTAAATAAAAGCTTAATCAAACATATAAATTTAAAATTTATGCCTTTTTGCATTTTAATGGCTATTTATATGTGAGCTTTTACCAGCGCATAAAATATTCATCAATAGATGGTTATATTATATAAAAAAAATTTGAAACTAACTACTTTATATTTTTTTATATAAATATAACATAAGATAGTAGTGTATGCAATATTAATGCTGTTTTTGTGACTAAAAACTGCAAAATCACTTCATCAAACTAACAATTTAAATTTTATTTATGGTGTAATTTTTAAAATTGTTCCCATCGATAATTGTGTTTTACCTAAACAGCATTAATACAAAATCTGAACCTTAATATAACATCAGCAAAATATGAAATTTGTTAAATTAAATATTAATATTTTTCTGACTTAATTATTTGTAATCTAACTACAAAACATTTTTAAATAAAGCGCTTCTTAAATATATTTACTCCTATTATTAATAATAGAAAATAACTATCATATAGCTTGGCGCTTGTCTTAAACTCATCACTTTTGATATTTATTGATAGATTTATAAAGCATTTTTAGGCTATTTATAGCCTTAAAAGGAGAGGATAAATTTATGAAAAAATCAAAATTTTTACTGCTTGGATCAGTAGCATCTTTAGCTTCAATTCCCTTTGTAGCAGCTAAATGTGGTGAAACCAAAGAAGAAAAGAAACTAGAAGCGGACAAACCAGATCAAAGTACACCAGCTAACCCAGATCAAGGTACACCAGCTAACCCAGGACAAGGTACACCAACTAACCCAGATCAAGGTACACCAGCTAACCCAGGACAAGGTACACCAACTAACCCAGGACAAGGTACACCAGCTAACCCAGATCAAGGTACACCAACTAACCCAGGACAAGGTACACCAACTAACCCAGATCAAGGTACACCAACTAACCCAGATCAAGGTACACCAGCTAACCCAGGACAAGGTACACCAGCTAACCCAGATCAAGGTACACCAACTAACCCAGATCAAGGTACACCAGCTAACCCAGGACAAGGTACACCAGCTAACCCAGATCAAGGTACACCAGCTAACCCAGATCAAGGTACACCAACTAACCCAGGACAAGGTACACCAGCTAAACCACATTTTTCACCAGAAGAGGAAAATGCTGAAAAGCTGATAAGGGAAGCGCTGATGAGAAGATCGAAGAAACAACAACAAAATTAAAATCTTAAACTCGAACAAAAAAATTAAAAAGCTTGTGGGATTTATGCACAAGCTTTTGTTTTTTTGTGTTTTTTAAAATATCAATCTAATTCTGCTGTAATGTTTTTAAAGATATCATTGGCTTTTATTTCTACGAAAGCGGTTTATAACACTAGCTTATATTTATTAAGCATTATTTTTCTTAACGACCGGTTTATTTAGCCTGGTGATTTAGGATCTTTATCATCTGCTGGTTTGTCAGCTTTTTTCAGCTTTTTATTACACAGATTTTATTACTCTATTTTGCTCTGCTTCAACTCTATCTTTATGAGCTTTTCAGGCTTGCGTCCTTTGTCTTTTTATTTCTGCAATTTTAGATTCATCAATTTGACTATGAGTTGTAGTTGAACCATCTGAGTTGTTAGGTCCCTTAGGTGTTTCAGGTCCTTTAGGTGTTTCAGGTCCTTTAGGTGTTTCAGGTCCTTTAGGTGTTTCTGGTCCTTTAGGTGTTTCAGGTCCTTTAGGTGTTTCTGGTCCCTTAGGTGTTTCAGGTCCCTTAGGTGTTTCAGGCTTCTTTTCTTCTTCTTTGGTTTCACCACATTTAGCTGCTACAAAGGGAATTGAAGCTAAAGATGCTACTGATCCAAGCAGTAAAAATTTTGATTTTTTCATAAATTTATCCTCTCCTTTTAAGGCTATAAATAGCCTAAAAATGCTTTATAAATCTATCAATAAATATCAAAAGTAGTGAGTTTATGAAACACAAATCAGTTAATATATAGGGCAAATAATGAAAAAGTAATAGCAAAACATAACAAAGTTTAAAATAAGATAATTATTAGGCTCTAATAATTAGAGCATAACATCATTAATTTTTTCTTGTGGATAATTAATTTTCTTATATGGCTAGTCTATCAATATTAGAGCCTGATAAAACAATGAATTCAAGGAGTTAATATGATAGATCCCTTTATTGAATTTTGTGATCGCAAAAATTTAGCTAGAAGTACAGTTGCAGCATATAAAAACATACTTGCAAATATTCTTTCAGTTGAAAAAAATAAACATTTAGCTATTATGAAAATAATAACTGATCAAAAGCTTAAAGCTAATACTCAGAGACTTTATCGACAAGTATATGCTTTGTATTTAAAATTCAGTAACCAAAAGAAAAACTACAAGGACATCTCAATTTTAAAAGTTAAGCCAATGCAATCTGTTTATAGACCTATTCTCACAAAGGCACAAATATATAGAAGAACTAATATTATGCTAAATGATAAGCCTAAGATTATTTTTTATAAACTACTTATCCGTTTTATGTTTGAGACAGGAATTAGAATTGGCGAATTAAAAACTATTAGTGAAGAAGATAAACGAATATATGTAATTGGTAAAGGAAATAAAAACAGACAGATTTTTTATAATGCCGAAACATATGAAAACTTAAAACTGTTCAAAAACAGAATAAAAACAGTGTCCTATATCACTGTTTCGAAGGCAATTAAAGATCTTTTAGGAAATGAATATAGTCCTCACTCACTGCGCAGATCTTTTGCTTCATTTATGTTAAAAAAAGGCGCCTTACCAAAGATGGTTCAAAGACAAATGGGTCACTCTAGTATTGCTACAACATTTACTTATCAACAGCTAGATGAAAATGAAAATTATAGAATTTACAAAAAAATAATGCTTAATAGTAAATAATTAGTTATCAACTAGCACATATATGTAATTTGTTTATATTACCAAAATTGACTAAACAACATCTTTAAAATGTACCGATATTAGTAATCCAAAACTGCTTACATACTATACAAATTTATTTTGCTATCTCAAAATTTGTTTTATAATTTTTTTGTTATGCGTCGTTAGCTCAGTTGGTAGAGCAGCTGGCTCTTAACCAGCGGGTCACAGGTTCGAGCCCTGTACGACGTACCATATCTTGAAATTTATAGAACCAGAGGCAATTAGTTAGCAAGCTAATTGCTTTTATTTTTCTAAAAATTATTTTTTGGTATTATAGATTTAATATTATTGCTTTATCATTAGCAATAATTTCTATTACTTCAAATACTAATTATATTTTACATAATGGAGGCTATATGACACCCACACGTATAATACCAATAGGTGGAGTGCAAGAAATAGGTAAATCTACTTTAATTATTGAGCATAACAAACATATTGTAATTATTGATGCTGGTATTAAGTTTGCTGATACTGCCACAACAGGAATAAAAGGCATTATCCCAGATTATAAGTACCTAAAAGAAAGAAAGGATAACATTGAAGGTCTTTTCATAACCCACGGTCACGAAGATCATATTGGCGGTGTGGTTTATTTAGTTAAGCAAGTTCATTTAAAAAGAATTTATGCTCCTAAAATAGCTATTCAATACCTAAAACTTAAATTTGACGAACACAAAATAACTCACAAAGTAGAATTCATCGAAATTGAGAAATCGGCTGTGCATGAGTTTGGTAATGGCAAAATTAAAGTTGACTTTTGAACAGCACAACACTCAATTCCAGATGCTTTTGGTATTAGAGTAACTACGCCTAATGGCTCAGTTATGTGTACTGGTGACTTTAGATTTGACTATAACCCTATAGGTGAAATATATACAGATTTCACTAAGCTTGATGCAATAGGTAAAGAGGGGTTAACTGTTTTATTATCAGACTCTACTAATGCTATGCGTCCATCGCACTCACCTAGTGAAAACGACATCCTAATAGGCATAGAACGTCATATGCGTTCAGCAACAAGGAAAATAATAGTTACTGCTTTTGCATCTAACCTAACTAGGGTTAAAGCTATTATTGACTTAGCTGTTAAATTAAAGAAAAAAGTTGCTTGTTTTGGCCGTTCAATGGTTCAAGGTATAAAAATTGGTCGTAAATTAGGAAACATAAAAGCTCCTTCAAGCATTTTTGTTGAAAAAAGAGATATTGCAAAAGTGCCTGAAAACCAATTAGTAGTGTTAACAACAGGAAGCCAAGGCGAACAATTAGCCGCTTTGTCTAGAATGAGCTATGGAAAACATGCTAATATAAAAGTTGAAAAAGGTGATATGGTTATTTTTTCATCAAACCCAATTCCTGGCAACAGAATGGTTGTTGAATTGCTTATTAACCGTTTATCTAAACTAGGAGCAATTATTAAGGAAAATGGACCTGATGGCTATCTACATACTTCAGGACATGCTTATAAGCATGAACATGATAAGATTTTCCAATTAACTAGGCCTAAATTCTTTATTCCCTACCATGGCGAATATAGAATGTGTGTAGCTCATGGCGAAAGTGCTATAAGAAACGGCGTTGATAAAAAGAATGTTTTCATACCTGAAATTGGTCAGGTATTCAATATGGTAGATAACCAAATTATTCCAACAAATGAAAAAATTGAATATGGCCCGATCTATATTGATGGAACAACTACTCTAAGCATATCAGGCAGCACAATTAAAGAAAGAAGCGAGCTGTCAAATAGCGGTTTTGTTAACATTATAATGACTATTGATAAAGAAAAAAATGAAATAGTCGGTCGGCCACATTTAATTAGTCGTGGAAGTTTTTATGTTAAAACTTCTTTAGCCTTAGTTGAAGAAGCCAAAAGAATTGCTCATGGTGCTGTGCTTTATCGCATAAAAAACAATGCAAATTGAAACATCGTTGAGCTTAAACAATTG
Proteins encoded in this window:
- a CDS encoding variable surface lipoprotein; the encoded protein is MKKSKFLLLGSVASLASIPFVAAKCGETKEEEKKKPEGDQKPGGDKNPGENKTPGENTDQGKNPGGDKNPGTDKTPEENKTPGENKTPGENKTPGENKTPGENKTPGENKTPEENKTPEENKTPGENKTPGENKTPGENKTPMVKPEEGSSNNGIGWGENHLWGKDDEKRNEYYEDEEDKVEEEKFDKEELEEFQKESDEAEKEDEVDEDTDAEQGQGTSAKSGANSGQGTSAKSGANSGQGTSAKSGTTLN
- a CDS encoding variable surface lipoprotein, with amino-acid sequence MKKSKFLLLGSVASLASIPFVAAKCGETKEEKKLEADKPDQSTPANPDQGTPANPGQGTPTNPDQGTPANPGQGTPTNPGQGTPANPDQGTPTNPGQGTPTNPDQGTPTNPDQGTPANPGQGTPANPDQGTPTNPDQGTPANPGQGTPANPDQGTPANPDQGTPTNPGQGTPAKPHFSPEEENAEKLIREALMRRSKKQQQN
- a CDS encoding variable surface lipoprotein, whose amino-acid sequence is MKKSKFLLLGSVASLASIPFVAAKCGETKEEEKKPETPKGPETPKGPETPKGPETPKGPETPKGPETPKGPETPKGPETPKGPNNSDGSTTTHSQIDESKIAEIKRQRTQAWKAHKDRVEAEQNRVIKSV
- a CDS encoding ribonuclease J, yielding MTPTRIIPIGGVQEIGKSTLIIEHNKHIVIIDAGIKFADTATTGIKGIIPDYKYLKERKDNIEGLFITHGHEDHIGGVVYLVKQVHLKRIYAPKIAIQYLKLKFDEHKITHKVEFIEIEKSAVHEFGNGKIKVDFWTAQHSIPDAFGIRVTTPNGSVMCTGDFRFDYNPIGEIYTDFTKLDAIGKEGLTVLLSDSTNAMRPSHSPSENDILIGIERHMRSATRKIIVTAFASNLTRVKAIIDLAVKLKKKVACFGRSMVQGIKIGRKLGNIKAPSSIFVEKRDIAKVPENQLVVLTTGSQGEQLAALSRMSYGKHANIKVEKGDMVIFSSNPIPGNRMVVELLINRLSKLGAIIKENGPDGYLHTSGHAYKHEHDKIFQLTRPKFFIPYHGEYRMCVAHGESAIRNGVDKKNVFIPEIGQVFNMVDNQIIPTNEKIEYGPIYIDGTTTLSISGSTIKERSELSNSGFVNIIMTIDKEKNEIVGRPHLISRGSFYVKTSLALVEEAKRIAHGAVLYRIKNNANWNIVELKQLIIDRLEALFYKEKRRRPIIIPTFLFVKEENDPLFDKVTIKFENKNIDSKKREANQKVLKELQEEIFGSSIEFSEDFRDEVDDE
- a CDS encoding tyrosine-type recombinase/integrase; translated protein: MIDPFIEFCDRKNLARSTVAAYKNILANILSVEKNKHLAIMKIITDQKLKANTQRLYRQVYALYLKFSNQKKNYKDISILKVKPMQSVYRPILTKAQIYRRTNIMLNDKPKIIFYKLLIRFMFETGIRIGELKTISEEDKRIYVIGKGNKNRQIFYNAETYENLKLFKNRIKTVSYITVSKAIKDLLGNEYSPHSLRRSFASFMLKKGALPKMVQRQMGHSSIATTFTYQQLDENENYRIYKKIMLNSK